A stretch of DNA from Acanthopagrus latus isolate v.2019 chromosome 7, fAcaLat1.1, whole genome shotgun sequence:
AAGTCCTTGTAAATGACAGAGTTGGAGGACTTGATAAGCTTGCATAAAAGCAGATGGATGAAGTCAGCGTCGCCCTGATAACAGACCACATGAGAGGGATGGTACACTCATAGCGAGAAGGTGGGCAGGACAGCTCTCTACTGATCTACCCATCATGCCTCAGCGGAAACTGGGGAAAAGCGAGAGCAACTTTAATGTGGCGGGTTTGAGTGGAGTACGAAATGCCAGTGATAACAGAAGATCACAGGCTACAGATAGAGTTACGGGATTAGACTCCCTGTTCCAGAGTACAAACTGTCCACTAAACATTGTGCAGGAGTCTAATGTCTGTGGGAATGTCACATTTATAAAACAAGATCAACAGAGAGGCTTTGATTTCACTTCCAGGCGACCAGCCCGGGTGCATGCCTGAAACTTGTTTGCAGTGTCCAGCAGCCGTCGCGAGTTTGATGACTCACATCAGAGTGAGATCAGCTATGTGATGTAATGACGTCTGCCCTGTCACAACCCAAATCCTAGAAGAgcctgtgaaacacaaaaaacctgtAGCAGTGACCTGAGTATATATGGAAATGTCTGTTCAGGTTGTAACATAAAGCAGCCTCAGCATCACATCACAAAGGACAAACTGGGGTcaaatgtgtttggttttgttttctctttaactATCACTTCAAATTCATTATTTGAAACCAGTGAAAAGGGTGTCTTAGTCGCATGGAAACAAAGCTAATAAGCATCACATGAAGCATCTGTAACTCTCTGATTTATGGTTGCTAATGACGTTATAATTTGTGTGATGTTTCTCAGGTATTTTGGTTGTATTCATTTGATCTATTTTAGCAGCACTAGCAGTGTACAGCCCTGCtatcagctctgtgaggctgtactttggtaaaaacagctgcatgctCACAATGAGAATGCTAATATGTTGTGTGTGGTTATCAAGTTCTTTCCTCAGACTTACAGAAGGTCTCCCACAGGCAGTGTGTTGTCCTGGGCACTCGCTCTGGGACAAGATGTACTGAGGCTATTTAGTTTAATTTTAGATGTGGGTGTGGGGGAACCTAAATATGGGTCCAGCATTGGATTTCGAGCTAAAAAGGTGGGAGAGGGTTGATTGAGTTATCACAGATCAATAGCTACAATGACATTagttttaaggttaaaaaaaaaaaagaattaatttGACTGTATTACAGGCAACTGGAGCTGGATGACATACATTTCCTTTAAAGATGAAACTgacatttgaatacatttgcatGCAATAATATGATCATTGCCGGAGGGTAACGTATTACCTTTACTCACGTACTTAACTTACAGTTGTGAGCAGGGCCATCACCAAACCTCCAGGAACATCACCAGGTttagtggccaaactgtgtgtCTACAACGTGGCAatttcccataagcttacactGCCAAATTAGTGGTTACAAGATCGGCAAATACCTTTTTTCTCAGTGTCACAACCCCTATGAAATTACTCACTATCAGAATTTGATCCATCTGGTTGCAAACCAGCTTTAAAGCTGGAGAATGGAGCAAAGCAATCTGGCTTTTAAATATTGGATCTATTCATCGGTGATATAATCACTGGTCTGATAAACAGCCAGTAATATACATTTCCTATAAGTTAGGTCAATAAATAAgtcaataaacaagctgtttaattaaggtccccagaacactgtttgaagctagaaaggtggcagggtccgccacatataaacagtaaaacagtgtgaaattgtgttgtcctctaAAGTTTAGTTTGTGtaatcagtttattcagtcatgaaaacaatttaatttgttttcttgaagGTATAAGAAGGTATTAAAAGTTTGTGAATGAGGATGGATCACTCACTCACTTTTAAAATCCCTtacccaaaacaacatagtgcgCCTTTAAAGACAAAGGCACTTAAGACTTCAGTTCAACGCCCAAAGTGCTTAAGACCAATAAAACACCTGAAGTGCTTTCCAGCTTATTCGGACGTATTTAAACTCGTGTCACAAGTCAAGTCATATTCAACTGGCAGCATCAGCTCCTACTGGCAGTTTCCCGCAATGACATGAAAGTCTGAGTCCCACTGAGCACCAATTAACATCACCAACTTGGATTTCACGAGTTCTATGATATGAAATTTGATGCCAAGTTTGAAAGCTCAAAACTAACATGTCACCCTGTAAACAGTCCGTATGGGTAGTAACACATATAGCACATCTATGAGACAGGCAGTGGTTCCTTGACAGGCCTGAGGGGTCATATAGAGACCACAGATACAGCACGTACTCCGTCCTGAGGAGTCATATCTCATCCTTACACATGGTGACAGGGCAGTGCAGAGACCCTCTGAACACTTCCAATAATAGCCACAACTAAAATAGACAGCCATCACATGAAATCAATAATGCCACTTAGATATGACAGAGTGTGCTGGCTGGACGCCCACACACCGGGATTATCCTGACACTCATCAAGAGCTCCCTCCTATAGCCTTCACCTGGAGCATTTCCCCATAAAAACTAATGTCAGCTGCATCATGTGACACTTTATGCATGGTACGTGTCTGCATGAAGAATATCTGATACCCAGAGGAGACACTTGAATCAAAGGGagataatcaaatcaaaagagTTAAGTTTCAAAAGGACTGGGAAGTTGGAAAGGACTGATCAACTCACTGTGTTTGGGTTGCCTCTGGTGCAGGAATACTGACAAGTACTGCCCCCTAGTGGCTGTACAATGACATACTGCTTCTCAAGCTTGATAATAAAtgatttttcattatttgtttgcattttcttttcctagTTTCCTTCATGTGTTGCTTCCAATCAGCCCAAGTATCGTCATTTCTATGTTTTGTCATAGGTTTTCACGGTTATTACTAGCGAGTTGTTTCAAGATATTCATGTTTGCCACTTTTGATAACACAGTGGTTGATTGTCAGAGGGCAGGCCTGTCCTACTcacatttacagtcatttattACCATATAAACTGTTGTCATGTCTCACTTTACCATCTCCTGATATCAGACAAAGAACCCTAACAAGACAGAAGGTTCATTGCATCATCTAAATCTTGCTTTTGTGCCAATTGTGGTTTGGTCCAGCTTCAATATGGACACTTATTTAACCATTTTGAGAGGAAAATGGACACTGAAAAATTAATGCCATAGCCTGAGGGGGAAACTCATCTGTGGGTTAGGCTGAACTTAGAACCAACTTGGGGGAATCATAATTGTACTTAGTATTACCACTGGGCCTCAAGTGGTTTCATCTTCCCAAATAAAACTCAGTCCCATCCCAAATTATTGTCAACCTGCTAGTTATTTAAAGCAGTGCTCATTGCATAAATCATAttttcagaacaaaacaaatttacacTAAAcacctttaatttaaaaaattgtttACATCTTTGTATCACACCTTTAACTTCTGCAACAGTGGTGATATAAGACAATACCAGACCCAGCAAGGGATCATTTTACCATTTGCAAATTAAAACCTTTGCATGGTCAAAAACTTAAGAACaactttaaaaaggaaatatccatgcatgcacacaatAAGCCTCCAACAGGGATCTATGAATATACAGTAAACCGAAATCGAGTCTCATAGCTCAGACCATGGGAGGGTATTAGGCATTCTAAAAGATGGACCAAGGTTGTTGGTGGGCCTTGTGTcctgtctgcagagaaacacgACAAAAGACAATCAAGAAACAGTTAAGACAAAGGAAACATTTATGAACACGTTCAAAGACTGCTGGAACAGACCACTTACTTTTCATTCAACGCCGTGGTCACACCCCACACAAAAGGAGCTGCAGAATCATCAGCCTCTGTAAGACAAAACACTCTGTTAACTTTACAGACACCACATTACAAATCATCTGTTGACATCTGAAGCAGAGTACACAAGAGGAGAAATATTGATGAATATAAAAAGGTTTAGAGACTGTACACTGGATATGTCAAACTAGGTAGATAATACCTTCTTCCCAATCTTCTGTCATGTTTGGGTTCACCCACGTACTGACCGGGACCTGCCATCTAGCACACTGTTCCCTTGAGGCTGTAAACAGATCATTAGTTAATTTAGAAACACTGTCAGCACATGTTGACTCTGCAGTATAAAGAAAGAGACAGTGAAGAGAGGATTTTACCCTGTTCAGCGTCCACAGATATTCTGTCCTCACAGGTTTCGGTATGGTGAGTCAGCTCATGCTTGGGGACCAGGTGGCGAGCATTGAATGGGCAGGTTTTCAGTTCACTGGCCAGTTTGGGATGATTCTACAAATCGGTGAGGGAGAAGTTACAATCAAATCTCTGTGACCTCAGCAGCCTGTAACTCTGAATCGAATCATGGACAAACATGCAACAGCTAAttatgtcaaacaaaaaaagggaatatgacacaaatctgattttaaataaGAAATTGTTTATGTAATTGTTCCTTCTGTGATAAACCCTTGTATCATATCATTATCTCCACAGAGCTTGTTTTTCTGCCAAAGGACAATATCAGAACTTTAATTCAATGCGAGTCTCAAGATCCTTTACAGTTTTGTGGGATGAAAATGGAACTTATGTTTTGGGAGGGCCATTGCCATGAAAGGAAGTACCTGCtctacaagtgtgtgtgagtgggtcgGTGGCGTTTCTCAGGCCCAAGATTTTGCAGCAGAACACTGCTTTGTAACAAGAATGCTAATCACGGTACAGttaacatgtaaacacaggtaaaataatgatgataataataataataataataataataataataataataatactttaaATTTTGTCTTATGGGTTTCAAATCTGCCAAAATAAGTACCAAAGTAAAAATAAGGTAAAGAACATATGGCGATCTTTGTAAAAATGCAGAACAGGAGTGACCATGACAGTATACTTGAGATAGTTGTGTGATGCATGCATTGTACACCTATagtctttgttttcacctgctAATATCTGGTAAATATTTACTCAACTCACTTTCTTGCACTTAATCAGATGGTAAGGGAAGCGGCAGGCTCGGATCTGGTGGTTCTTATCAAATGGGCACTGGAGAAGTTTGTCTGGGTCACAGTTACCTTTatctttaaaaccagaaaaacaaattaattctCCTCACCCATTAGAAGTTACTAAACCAGATGACAACTTAATGTGCAAGAATATCTTTATTATTACCACATTCCTCTGTTAGCTGGGCTCTCTCAGAAGAAGCAGTCCTGTTTGGACCAGTGCTTGTTCCAAATCGGATGGTGGTCGTCATTTTTCCTGCAGATACAGTGGTCAACTGGGAAGGTCAAAGATGGATTTACAGTTCGCCTGGAtgagaacaaaataaatcaaatactaTCAGCGTACTAGGAGCAGCTTTTAAATGGCCGGAGAACCATGACAACAACCAATCAGATTCAAACTTCAGGACTCTGTCCAACTCTGCAGGTGTGCCTGGTTATCACCTTAAAGTGTGATTGCTTGCTACTGTGGGTTTGTTATAATGGGTTTTATTCCAAGCCTGGTCCGCCACATCCAGTGTTTGCAGTTCCCAAGCAGACTCTTTGAGGAGCACGGTATGCGTTTCACTTGGATGGCATTcaccaaatatttgttttaaaacgaATATAAACCAATATTtagtttaatttgaaagtatAGTTTGCGGATattaacatgtaaaaataaaacaaaacaaaacaaaacaaaacatttggcGAAGTGTAATTACTAAGCTAACCATTCACGCAGAAAATATTTGGCTCGCGGCCATGTTTGCTAGcgaaaaaaataatcaagtcGTGAGCTAGCTAACAAACTATTAACAATTCACATTACCTGCTAGAGCAAAGCCAaccatacatattttttttaaaaaagtacaatcTAAACGTTGACAAAAGTTTTTAcaagttttcatttaaaaaaaatattgttacCTTGAAAAATGGCGCTGCAACCTACTCGGGAAAAGACTGAAGAATGTTCGTAGCCCCGCCCATTTGaatcgttcttttttttttcatgtcatcgCGAGAATTCACGTGACTTCGGGGTCCTgcaaaattctttttttttcctttttcttttttttttttttttttttaaatttagtaaTTAAAACCACATTCAGATTAACCCAAACGCTACTTACTGTATCTAGATGGCTTAacagacatttctcttttttttttaaaggttttatatgggggcatgaaaaacacagtaaaatgtaattcagTAAATAAAGCCTATTTAAACTATCAGTGACAAAATGTACCAAAAGTACTTAAAATAACTCAAACACTTATGCGGACAGTTTaacatttcatattcatttgatcaatcaatttttttttattattattgtttaagTTATTTTAGTTATTCCAATGTTATTTGTCTGActtaatttcagtcattttaaaagtcattttaaccACCTTAATTAATCGattgatttgattaattaattacatcattcaaatatttaaaatccGTGTAATGTACCCCAGACATTACGGTAAATGCACGCCTATTGCGTGCGCCTTTGGTCATTACGGTAACCACACGGAACTCCTGGTGTCAAAAATGGCGCTGTCCTGTCCGAGCCTGTGTAGCCAGTTGTCTTTGATCCGACTCTATGGTCTCAGGACAAACAGGATAACTAATGGCCTTTATTCTTCATATGTGTCATGTCCGTCAAGGTTCGTCCAAAGGTCCTTAAGTTACATTCATTCACACTTTGTCTTGTTGCCCTCTCATTTGAAGCCttgctaagctagctgtgtgtctgggtgtgctCAACCGTTTATTATGTTTTGataagaaacatttaaacagacGAGCCGTCATGTAGAGGGAGCTGTCGCCTGTATGTTGAAATAATAACACTTGGCGCTGTCGTTAGACGTCCAAAATACAACTACCAAGTCAGGTTTGTCCCCAGTATACACAGACACTAAGGCATGAGGATGTAGACATGATTTCCGGGGTTTCTTTTAATTGTACATCCTTATTGATGCTCATTtatgtttattcatgtttacattttctgccGTACAGGTTGCCCCTGTGTAGACACTACTCAACGTCTAAAGTTGGACGAGGTGTCGCCACAAAGCTCCAGAAGGCAAATACCAAATATGAAGGTTTCCTGAAAAGGCGATTTCCTCGCTTTTTTCAGCTTTACCACACTTTTGTGGAAGGTAAGCCCGCTGTTTATACCCCTCTCAGGTCCTCTGTACAGCATTTCTAACGATATATTATGTAGATATTTTCTATAAATGTTTGAAGTTGTGTTAGGAGGTTTTTTACATCtataaataaagacacactGATGTATGCATTTTAGTAAATCAGAAGATACAGATACAGCAATATATAGCTTTGG
This window harbors:
- the zgc:56699 gene encoding gametocyte-specific factor 1 isoform X2 — its product is MVGFALAGKMTTTIRFGTSTGPNRTASSERAQLTEEYKGNCDPDKLLQCPFDKNHQIRACRFPYHLIKCKKNHPKLASELKTCPFNARHLVPKHELTHHTETCEDRISVDAEQASREQCARWQVPVSTWVNPNMTEDWEEEADDSAAPFVWGVTTALNEKQDTRPTNNLGPSFRMPNTLPWSEL
- the zgc:56699 gene encoding gametocyte-specific factor 1 isoform X1, with product MVGFALAGKMTTTIRFGTSTGPNRTASSERAQLTEECDKGNCDPDKLLQCPFDKNHQIRACRFPYHLIKCKKNHPKLASELKTCPFNARHLVPKHELTHHTETCEDRISVDAEQASREQCARWQVPVSTWVNPNMTEDWEEEADDSAAPFVWGVTTALNEKQDTRPTNNLGPSFRMPNTLPWSEL
- the zgc:56699 gene encoding gametocyte-specific factor 1 isoform X3, with translation MTTTIRFGTSTGPNRTASSERAQLTEECDKGNCDPDKLLQCPFDKNHQIRACRFPYHLIKCKKNHPKLASELKTCPFNARHLVPKHELTHHTETCEDRISVDAEQASREQCARWQVPVSTWVNPNMTEDWEEEADDSAAPFVWGVTTALNEKQDTRPTNNLGPSFRMPNTLPWSEL
- the zgc:56699 gene encoding gametocyte-specific factor 1 isoform X4, which codes for MTTTIRFGTSTGPNRTASSERAQLTEEYKGNCDPDKLLQCPFDKNHQIRACRFPYHLIKCKKNHPKLASELKTCPFNARHLVPKHELTHHTETCEDRISVDAEQASREQCARWQVPVSTWVNPNMTEDWEEEADDSAAPFVWGVTTALNEKQDTRPTNNLGPSFRMPNTLPWSEL